One part of the Thermoanaerobacterium sp. CMT5567-10 genome encodes these proteins:
- the menA gene encoding 1,4-dihydroxy-2-naphthoate polyprenyltransferase: MTVKSFLKLVEIQTKAASVTPFMLGTVYALYAFHEFKAVNFLFMFISLLSFDMVTTAINNYMDYKKANRTHGYNYEKHNAIVRYNLSESTVLITIIILLFIASASEFILYLRTNLVVLLIGMMSFAVGILYSFGPIPISRMPLGEIFSGFFMGFVIVFLSVFIHVYDKNIAYITYSDGIFNAWFDVFVVLKIFFISLPAIMGIASIMLANNICDIEDDLENRRYTLPIYIGKEKALKLFKALYYISYIDIVVLVILKVLPLLALIVLLTFVPVNKNIRKFYKVQTKKDTFPLSVKNFLIMNVAEIITIGLGLLH, translated from the coding sequence ATGACTGTAAAAAGCTTTTTAAAATTGGTGGAGATACAGACGAAAGCTGCCAGTGTAACACCGTTTATGCTTGGAACTGTGTATGCATTATACGCTTTTCACGAATTCAAAGCTGTTAATTTTTTATTTATGTTTATATCGCTGCTATCATTTGATATGGTTACTACCGCAATTAATAATTATATGGATTATAAAAAAGCAAATAGGACGCATGGGTATAATTATGAAAAACACAATGCAATTGTAAGGTATAATTTATCTGAGTCAACTGTTTTAATTACTATAATAATACTTCTTTTTATAGCATCTGCTTCAGAATTTATACTGTATTTGCGTACAAATTTAGTAGTACTTCTAATCGGAATGATGTCATTTGCAGTTGGGATTTTGTATTCATTTGGACCTATACCTATATCCAGGATGCCACTGGGAGAGATCTTTTCGGGTTTTTTTATGGGCTTTGTAATTGTATTTTTATCTGTTTTCATCCACGTTTACGACAAGAATATAGCATATATTACATATAGCGATGGCATTTTCAATGCATGGTTTGATGTATTTGTTGTACTAAAAATTTTCTTCATATCGTTACCGGCGATAATGGGGATTGCCAGTATCATGCTGGCAAACAATATATGCGACATAGAAGATGATTTAGAAAACAGGCGTTACACACTGCCTATTTACATAGGAAAAGAAAAAGCCCTAAAATTGTTTAAGGCACTATACTATATTTCATACATTGACATTGTGGTTCTTGTGATTTTGAAGGTACTGCCTTTATTGGCGCTTATTGTATTGTTGACATTTGTGCCTGTAAATAAAAACATAAGAAAATTTTACAAAGTCCAGACAAAGAAAGATACATTTCCACTGTCTGTCAAAAACTTTTTGATTATGAATGTTGCAGAGATAATTACAATAGGGCTGGGATTACTTCATTGA
- a CDS encoding ACT domain-containing protein — MSEQKAIISVIGVDRVGIIYNVSKLLAESNINILDISQTILKDIFTMIMIVDIKNSKNDFTNLKENLKSLGEALGVKIDIQKEDIFRAMHRL; from the coding sequence ATGAGTGAACAAAAAGCCATAATATCCGTAATTGGAGTTGACAGAGTAGGAATAATTTATAATGTATCCAAATTATTAGCAGAAAGCAACATCAATATATTAGACATCAGCCAGACTATTTTAAAAGATATTTTTACAATGATCATGATAGTAGATATTAAAAATTCCAAAAATGACTTTACAAATTTAAAAGAAAATCTTAAAAGTTTAGGTGAAGCTCTTGGAGTAAAAATCGATATTCAAAAAGAAGATATATTTAGAGCTATGCACAGATTATAA
- a CDS encoding DUF1284 domain-containing protein, with the protein MIIRGHHLLCMLGFKGLGYNEEFIKNMDKIVKKLKNDDDVLIKLVDSVDNICEKCPHNFFGVCKNEHHKDSIREMDNAVLNILNIKSGTSMKYHDIKARIKLLMTEEAMDDICCNCTWREYGYCIDGLKKLNKSSMFY; encoded by the coding sequence ATGATTATAAGAGGACATCACCTTTTGTGCATGTTAGGTTTTAAAGGCTTAGGATATAATGAGGAATTTATCAAAAACATGGATAAAATCGTGAAAAAGCTTAAAAACGATGATGATGTGTTGATAAAGCTTGTGGATAGTGTGGATAACATCTGCGAAAAATGTCCTCATAATTTTTTTGGTGTGTGCAAAAATGAGCATCATAAAGATAGCATTAGGGAGATGGATAATGCTGTACTTAATATACTCAACATAAAATCTGGCACATCGATGAAATATCACGACATTAAAGCTAGGATAAAATTATTGATGACAGAAGAGGCTATGGATGATATATGCTGTAATTGCACTTGGAGAGAATATGGTTATTGCATAGATGGGTTAAAAAAATTAAATAAATCATCTATGTTTTACTAA
- a CDS encoding DUF3787 domain-containing protein gives MIRKSKKYYKEPIEKHETAAWANIKEKASKAKVPIPNEIEVINAKEWVDENEK, from the coding sequence ATGATAAGGAAAAGCAAGAAATACTATAAAGAACCTATTGAAAAGCATGAAACTGCTGCATGGGCGAATATTAAAGAAAAAGCAAGTAAGGCAAAAGTCCCAATTCCAAATGAAATAGAAGTCATAAATGCTAAAGAATGGGTTGACGAAAACGAAAAGTAA
- a CDS encoding PFL family protein gives MGFAFEEIEETIRMVQSEKLDIRTITMGISLRDCSGDNANKIAEKIYDKITKRAENLVKVAEELESEFGIPIVNKRISVTPIAIVADNVGKDDFIKIASSLDKAAKNVGVNFIGGYSALVHKGFTDGDLNLINSIPQVLSETERVCSSVNVATTKAGINMDAVALMGKIIKDTAYRTKENDGIGAAKLVVFCNAPEDNPFMAGAFHGVGEGECVINVGVSGPGVVLAALSKLPKEADFGQISETIKKTSFKITRAGELIGRLAAQRLGTSFGILDLSLAPTPEIGDSIANILESMGLSKCGSHGTTAALALLNDAVKKGGVMASSYVGGLSGAFIPVSEDAGMIEAVEAGALSLEKLEAMTCVCSVGLDMIAIPGDTPYETISAIIADEMAIGMINKKTTAVRIIPAPGKKEGDHVEFGGLLGHAPVMKVNSFSPKDFINRGGRIPAPLHSLNN, from the coding sequence ATGGGCTTTGCTTTTGAAGAAATAGAAGAAACTATAAGGATGGTTCAATCGGAAAAGCTTGATATAAGGACAATAACTATGGGCATAAGTTTAAGAGACTGTTCAGGAGACAATGCAAACAAAATCGCTGAAAAGATCTACGATAAAATCACAAAAAGAGCTGAAAATCTTGTAAAAGTAGCCGAAGAATTAGAATCCGAATTCGGCATTCCCATTGTCAATAAGCGCATATCTGTAACGCCTATCGCCATCGTGGCAGACAACGTTGGAAAAGATGATTTTATTAAAATAGCATCGTCACTTGATAAAGCCGCAAAAAATGTTGGGGTAAACTTTATAGGCGGATATTCTGCTTTGGTACATAAAGGATTTACAGATGGCGATCTAAACCTTATAAACTCAATTCCGCAGGTTCTTAGCGAGACAGAAAGGGTTTGTTCATCTGTGAATGTAGCAACGACTAAAGCAGGCATAAACATGGATGCAGTAGCTTTGATGGGAAAAATAATAAAGGATACAGCATATCGAACAAAAGAAAATGACGGTATAGGTGCTGCAAAGCTTGTAGTGTTTTGCAATGCACCAGAAGATAATCCATTCATGGCAGGCGCTTTTCACGGTGTCGGTGAAGGTGAATGCGTCATAAACGTAGGTGTAAGCGGACCAGGTGTGGTATTAGCAGCACTTTCAAAGCTTCCAAAAGAAGCTGATTTCGGCCAAATATCTGAGACTATAAAAAAGACGTCATTTAAGATTACTCGAGCCGGTGAACTCATAGGGCGTTTAGCAGCACAAAGATTAGGTACATCGTTTGGGATACTCGATTTATCTTTAGCTCCAACGCCAGAAATAGGTGATAGCATAGCAAACATACTTGAATCGATGGGACTTTCAAAATGCGGTTCTCATGGTACAACGGCTGCACTGGCTCTTTTAAACGACGCCGTAAAAAAAGGCGGTGTGATGGCATCATCATACGTTGGAGGTCTAAGTGGTGCATTCATACCTGTAAGTGAAGACGCTGGAATGATAGAAGCTGTTGAAGCGGGTGCCTTATCACTAGAAAAACTTGAAGCTATGACGTGTGTATGCTCTGTAGGCCTTGACATGATCGCAATTCCGGGAGACACACCTTACGAGACTATATCAGCCATAATAGCCGACGAAATGGCAATAGGCATGATAAACAAAAAGACAACCGCTGTAAGGATTATCCCAGCTCCCGGCAAAAAAGAAGGGGACCATGTAGAATTCGGCGGACTTTTAGGGCATGCACCTGTTATGAAAGTAAACAGTTTTTCACCGAAAGATTTTATAAATAGAGGCGGCAGAATCCCTGCACCACTCCACAGCTTAAACAACTAA
- a CDS encoding ABC transporter permease subunit, whose product MLTITKYTIKEMIKKRAFLLIAILTVGYLFIYGYGLSLAFHSNNQVINNTPNIAKILLESQLLSAGLYFSNFIIAFLIVLTSVGAVSGDLESGAIYALLYKPLKRHEYVLGKFIGLSIIITVYSTLLFLSVIGLNIAFGTKVYLGLGNVFRALFFFDLGPVVLLSLVVASSSIMSTVNTGVLAVMTYGIAMIGGILEQMGSFFTDATSQGLSNVGIITSLILPTDVIFRKMNAELLTQNTGLSFLAQGPFGGTSQPSPIMFVYIAFYICFLLYYGTKKFEKRDL is encoded by the coding sequence ATGCTGACAATAACGAAATACACCATCAAAGAGATGATTAAAAAGCGTGCATTCCTCCTAATTGCAATACTTACAGTAGGATATCTTTTTATTTATGGCTATGGATTAAGTTTAGCTTTTCATAGCAACAATCAAGTTATAAACAATACGCCAAACATAGCTAAGATATTACTTGAATCACAGCTTCTCTCAGCAGGGCTTTACTTTTCAAATTTTATAATCGCATTTTTGATAGTACTTACATCTGTAGGTGCTGTGTCAGGCGATTTGGAAAGTGGTGCTATATATGCCTTACTGTATAAACCTCTAAAGAGGCATGAATACGTGCTTGGCAAATTTATAGGGCTTAGCATAATTATCACTGTATATAGCACATTGTTGTTTCTTTCAGTAATAGGACTTAATATCGCTTTTGGCACGAAAGTATACTTAGGATTAGGAAACGTCTTCCGTGCATTATTCTTTTTTGACCTTGGTCCAGTAGTCCTTTTATCATTAGTAGTCGCCTCAAGTTCAATAATGTCAACTGTAAATACAGGTGTTTTAGCTGTCATGACATACGGCATCGCAATGATAGGTGGCATTCTCGAACAAATGGGATCATTTTTCACAGATGCAACAAGTCAAGGTCTTTCAAATGTTGGTATTATCACAAGCTTAATTTTACCTACAGATGTGATATTTAGAAAGATGAATGCAGAGCTTCTCACGCAAAATACAGGCTTAAGCTTTCTTGCACAAGGACCCTTTGGCGGTACTTCACAGCCAAGTCCTATTATGTTTGTGTACATCGCCTTTTACATTTGCTTCTTGTTGTATTACGGAACAAAGAAATTTGAAAAAAGAGATTTGTGA
- a CDS encoding RNA polymerase sigma factor SigX, which translates to MFKIPDSFKDIFEKYYGKIYHQIALIINDEDKAQDIAQEVFIKLIKNPPHNDENIGGWLSKVAINRALNFIRSEKNLKSRELKVSQFNGDFVSPEDIAIEKIEVDKVRKVLSKMDRRDMLCLVLKHSGYNYEEISISLGIKKSSVGTTIVRAHKKFKELYEKEV; encoded by the coding sequence GTGTTCAAAATACCAGATTCATTCAAAGATATCTTTGAAAAATATTACGGTAAGATCTACCACCAAATAGCTCTTATCATAAATGATGAAGATAAAGCACAAGACATTGCACAGGAAGTCTTTATCAAGTTAATTAAAAACCCTCCCCACAATGATGAAAATATAGGAGGCTGGTTGTCAAAAGTGGCTATTAATCGCGCACTAAATTTCATCCGCTCAGAAAAGAACCTTAAATCAAGGGAATTAAAAGTATCTCAGTTTAATGGCGATTTTGTATCCCCTGAGGACATAGCAATTGAAAAAATAGAAGTAGACAAAGTTAGAAAAGTTTTGTCTAAAATGGATAGACGCGACATGCTTTGTCTCGTGCTGAAACACTCAGGCTACAATTATGAAGAAATTTCTATATCACTTGGAATAAAAAAATCATCTGTTGGAACAACAATAGTAAGAGCACACAAAAAATTTAAAGAGCTTTATGAAAAGGAGGTGTAG
- a CDS encoding ABC transporter ATP-binding protein has protein sequence MILETQNLTKQFNGKGGFKDVNISIDSGMVFGFLGPNGAGKSTFVKTMVGLLYPTSGFAWINGFSIGTIESKRQIGFLPENFKYHDWMTGKELMKFHAELYKMKNPDKKIEELLDLVKLKGHENKKVKNYSKGMQQRIGLAIALLNDPEVIFLDEPTSALDPVGRIDVREIIKRLKDDGKTVFLNSHLLSEVEMICDEVSIINHGHVIAEGKLKNLLSKNTYVEMVISDYNSELIEKISKLAYDIVFKDGKLTFKVKDKDSIPNIAKTVVDSGAKLYQLDSKTSSLEDLFINIVGKDEDVC, from the coding sequence ATGATACTAGAGACTCAAAACCTTACAAAACAGTTTAATGGTAAAGGCGGATTTAAAGATGTAAATATTTCTATCGATAGTGGCATGGTTTTTGGATTCCTCGGTCCAAACGGTGCTGGAAAAAGTACATTCGTAAAAACTATGGTGGGGCTTTTATACCCCACCTCTGGTTTTGCTTGGATTAATGGCTTTTCCATCGGCACTATAGAATCAAAAAGGCAAATCGGATTTCTTCCTGAAAACTTTAAGTATCATGATTGGATGACAGGAAAAGAATTGATGAAATTTCATGCAGAATTATACAAGATGAAAAACCCAGATAAAAAAATTGAAGAGCTTCTTGATTTAGTTAAACTTAAAGGACATGAAAACAAGAAGGTAAAAAATTACAGCAAAGGAATGCAGCAGAGGATAGGACTTGCAATAGCACTTTTAAATGATCCGGAAGTAATCTTTTTAGATGAACCCACATCAGCCCTTGATCCTGTTGGCAGAATAGATGTTAGAGAGATAATAAAAAGACTAAAAGACGATGGCAAGACAGTGTTTTTAAACAGCCACTTATTAAGTGAAGTCGAAATGATCTGCGATGAAGTCTCAATTATAAACCACGGGCATGTAATAGCAGAGGGAAAGCTTAAAAACCTATTAAGTAAAAACACCTATGTAGAGATGGTTATATCAGATTATAATAGCGAATTAATCGAAAAGATTTCTAAGTTAGCATATGACATTGTATTTAAAGATGGCAAACTTACATTTAAAGTAAAAGATAAAGACAGTATTCCTAATATCGCAAAAACTGTCGTAGATTCCGGCGCAAAACTGTATCAATTGGATTCAAAAACGAGTTCATTGGAGGATCTATTTATAAATATAGTTGGAAAGGATGAGGATGTATGCTGA
- a CDS encoding DUF2275 domain-containing protein — MCFDEGTLQSYLDGEIDESLKEQIKKHLDTCEKCSVKLNELKNLNSFLDKALKTSSIDLNEAWQNLSKKINKEERGVFNMFRKYKKYIAAAAAAAVITASIALPPVQKAEAEILSLFRLNNFKAVTITPDDLQDIKNKFYQAGNKEIDLKQYGDIKVIGDYGSSKEISKNNLDKIKSYVGYNFKIPQDVDNFKLRDNIYVEKGQTVEFKLNVDKINNLIKTFGGNKLLPENLNEKTFKIILGNSVHISSTDKNESDSQKNISYGLDIMKTPEIIVPDGVDIEKVRDAVINMPFIPDDIRNQIASIKDWKTTIPFPVSDTDDIKDVTINGSKGIVISKKFQGSDILEVYSNLALNDHGVIYLFSGNNISPDELIKIAESMR, encoded by the coding sequence ATGTGCTTCGATGAAGGGACACTGCAGTCATACTTAGACGGCGAAATAGATGAATCACTAAAAGAACAGATAAAAAAGCATCTTGATACATGCGAAAAGTGTTCAGTCAAGCTTAATGAACTTAAGAATTTAAATAGCTTTTTAGATAAAGCCTTAAAGACGAGTTCCATCGATCTCAATGAAGCGTGGCAAAATCTAAGTAAAAAGATCAATAAAGAAGAAAGAGGTGTATTTAATATGTTTAGAAAATACAAAAAATATATAGCAGCAGCCGCTGCGGCAGCAGTAATTACAGCGTCAATAGCATTGCCTCCCGTACAAAAAGCAGAAGCCGAGATTTTAAGCTTGTTTAGACTTAATAACTTTAAAGCTGTAACAATAACACCTGATGATTTACAAGATATAAAAAATAAATTTTATCAAGCAGGAAATAAAGAAATCGACCTAAAGCAGTACGGCGATATTAAAGTAATTGGTGACTATGGTTCATCCAAAGAAATTAGTAAAAACAACTTAGATAAAATAAAGTCATATGTTGGCTACAATTTTAAAATTCCTCAAGATGTGGACAACTTCAAATTAAGAGACAACATTTATGTAGAAAAAGGTCAAACTGTTGAATTTAAATTAAATGTAGATAAGATAAACAACCTCATAAAGACATTTGGAGGAAATAAGCTGCTGCCAGAAAACTTAAATGAAAAGACATTTAAAATAATTTTAGGCAATAGCGTGCATATATCTTCTACAGATAAAAATGAATCAGATTCTCAAAAAAATATAAGCTACGGACTTGATATAATGAAAACACCTGAGATAATCGTGCCAGATGGCGTCGATATTGAAAAAGTAAGGGATGCCGTCATAAATATGCCATTCATTCCAGACGACATTCGAAATCAAATAGCCAGCATAAAAGACTGGAAAACTACAATACCATTTCCTGTGTCAGATACAGATGATATAAAAGACGTTACTATAAACGGCAGTAAAGGAATTGTAATATCAAAAAAATTCCAAGGTTCCGATATTTTAGAGGTATATTCAAATCTTGCATTAAATGATCATGGTGTAATATATTTGTTCAGTGGAAACAATATTTCACCAGACGAGCTTATAAAAATAGCAGAATCAATGAGGTGA
- a CDS encoding methyltransferase domain-containing protein: protein MDAKENIINRYEKLAEEDDNLSCGGKNIVLAELKEGENVLDLGCGRGNDILNAAKTIGEKGIAVGLDLTKRMIEEAEKNREKLNIKNAEFVIGDVENIPLQSEKFDVVISDCVINHAKDKEKVYKEIYRVLKTGGRFIVSDVVSKDRLPDEIVNDPEAWADCFGGAIPEEEYIKAINNAGFKDIEYLKKREYMKNGYPVVSITIKGIKRR from the coding sequence GTGGACGCAAAGGAAAATATCATAAATAGATATGAAAAATTAGCCGAAGAAGATGACAATTTAAGCTGTGGTGGCAAAAATATCGTGCTGGCTGAATTAAAAGAAGGTGAAAATGTCCTTGATCTAGGGTGCGGAAGAGGCAATGATATTCTCAATGCTGCAAAGACTATAGGCGAAAAAGGCATTGCCGTAGGATTGGATCTTACTAAGAGAATGATTGAAGAAGCGGAAAAAAACAGAGAAAAGCTGAACATAAAAAATGCTGAATTTGTTATAGGGGATGTAGAAAACATACCACTTCAAAGTGAAAAATTTGACGTTGTCATAAGCGATTGTGTGATAAATCACGCAAAAGACAAAGAGAAAGTCTATAAAGAGATTTACAGGGTTCTTAAGACTGGTGGGAGATTTATCGTTTCAGACGTGGTGTCAAAAGACAGACTTCCGGATGAGATTGTAAACGACCCTGAAGCTTGGGCCGATTGCTTCGGCGGAGCTATTCCGGAGGAAGAATATATTAAAGCCATAAACAATGCAGGTTTTAAAGATATAGAATATCTAAAAAAGCGTGAGTACATGAAAAACGGATATCCTGTTGTAAGTATAACAATCAAAGGCATTAAAAGGAGGTGA
- a CDS encoding DUF4367 domain-containing protein, translating into MIKKHTTVLIGIGFAVVIALLAILPNTGNFLNNLRTYDHRTDYISPDYFDKIMLQLSEVGNKYIDLKQLGHLKINRNDKEEKYEYKLNDLYKLKSDVNYNFKLPQGNNILSDLNKAESSIYGNQMIEFNLNIDAINKLIKSYKSNNVFPENLKGKNFRIDFYKIVYIHMDNSNEYSFPGSITFSLEIRKIPKIDIPDGIDKIKVKCAVSSLPFLPYYLKSQIAGTIDLKNLLDIPESAKREKLDYTTINKNKGIIVSYYLKDANALNKDKEKSVKYLQIVWIEDDIIYQMEAAGISEEQLLKIAESMK; encoded by the coding sequence ATGATTAAAAAACATACAACTGTATTAATAGGTATAGGATTTGCTGTTGTTATAGCATTGTTGGCCATATTGCCAAATACGGGTAATTTTTTAAACAATTTAAGGACATATGATCACCGGACTGATTACATATCACCTGACTATTTTGATAAAATAATGTTGCAATTATCTGAAGTTGGAAATAAATATATTGATCTCAAACAATTAGGGCATTTAAAGATAAATAGAAATGATAAAGAAGAAAAATATGAGTATAAGCTAAACGATTTATACAAGCTCAAATCTGACGTAAATTATAATTTCAAACTACCACAGGGAAATAACATTCTGAGCGATCTTAATAAGGCAGAAAGTAGCATTTATGGAAATCAAATGATCGAATTTAATTTAAATATAGATGCTATTAATAAACTTATAAAATCATATAAAAGCAATAATGTATTCCCAGAAAACTTAAAAGGTAAAAACTTCAGAATAGATTTCTATAAAATAGTATATATTCACATGGATAATAGTAATGAATATAGTTTTCCGGGTTCAATAACTTTTAGCCTTGAAATTAGAAAAATTCCAAAAATAGACATTCCAGATGGAATTGATAAAATCAAAGTTAAATGCGCTGTATCAAGTTTGCCTTTTTTACCGTATTATTTAAAAAGCCAAATCGCAGGTACAATAGATCTAAAAAATTTATTAGACATACCAGAATCAGCAAAAAGAGAAAAACTGGATTACACCACAATTAATAAAAATAAAGGTATTATAGTGTCGTACTATTTAAAAGATGCAAATGCTTTAAATAAAGACAAAGAAAAAAGCGTGAAATATCTCCAAATAGTCTGGATAGAAGATGATATTATATACCAAATGGAAGCAGCAGGTATTTCAGAAGAGCAATTATTAAAAATAGCAGAATCAATGAAGTAA